In Solanum pennellii chromosome 3, SPENNV200, a single window of DNA contains:
- the LOC107014171 gene encoding LOW QUALITY PROTEIN: cucumisin (The sequence of the model RefSeq protein was modified relative to this genomic sequence to represent the inferred CDS: substituted 1 base at 1 genomic stop codon) — protein sequence MGDCPKGDLSTTSSMHTSILQEALRSNRRASESLMYSYKRSFNGFVAKLTEEEKNRITNMDAVVSVFPNGRKELHTTRSWDFVGLPQQVTRRTSVESDLIIGMLDTGIWPESQSFDDQYFSAPPTKWKGTCQSSLNFTCNKKIIGAKYYRINGEXSPGDIQSPRDTEGHGSHTASIAAGRSVSNASLYGLGSGIARGGVPSARIAVYKICWSDSCYDADILAAFDDAIADGVDIISLSVGGSSPYQYFEDSIAIGAFHSMKNGILTSNSAGNSGPDPQTVTNLSPWSLSVAASTIDRRFVTDVQLGNGEVYEGVSINTFDLEDQYPLVYGGDVPNTEAGYNGSESRYCEENSLDKSKVRGKIVLCDWTYNGTIIAGAVGAIMQDDFNDAAFSFPIWSTYLRTNDGTEVYNYLHKTRKPTGRILKSSEKGSESAPFVVSFSSRGPNAITSDILKPDLSAPGVDILAAWSEGTTVTGNIHGDKRVVPYNIISGTSMACPHATAAAIYVKAFNPTMSPTAIKSALMTTGKLLCFHSKNISHYLTILLYTATPMSSNANSEAEFAYGSGQINPIKAAHPGLVYDMVENDYVKFLCGQGYSTKNLRIITGDKTSSCSTSQTDATVWDLNYPSFTISSSKNSKITRVFHRTVTNVGTPVSTYRATIVAPEGLNVRVEPSLITFRSIGQKELFVVSITAEINDSMISGSLLWDDGVHLVRSPIVAYAST from the exons ATGGGCGACTGTCCAAAGGGTGATCTTTCTACAACATCGTCTATGCACACTAGTATTCTGCAAGAGGCTCTTCGGAG TAATCGACGAGCTTCAGAATCGTTGATGTACAGCTATAAGAGAAGCTTCAATGGCTTTGTTGCCAAACTAACCGAGGAAGAGAAGAACAGAATCACAA ACATGGATGCAGTTGTATCAGTGTTCCCAAATGGTAGAAAGGAGCTCCATACAACGAGGTCATGGGATTTCGTGGGTTTACCTCAACAAGTTACAAGAAGAACAAGTGTGGAGAGTGACCTTATTATAGGAATGCTAGACACTGGAATTTGGCCAGAGTCACAAAGTTTCGATGATCAATATTTTTCTGCTCCTCCAACCAAATGGAAAGGAACTTGTCAATCCTCACTTAACTTCACTTGCAATAA aaaaatcatTGGAGCAAAATACTATCGAATTAATGGAGAATAATCTCCGGGGGATATTCAATCTCCAAGAGACACAGAAGGACATGGATCACATACAGCATCCATAGCAGCAGGGCGCTCTGTTAGCAATGCAAGCTTGTATGGTCTTGGGTCAGGAATAGCTCGAGGAGGGGTACCTTCTGCAAGGATAGCTGTGTACAAAATATGCTGGTCTGATAGTTGCTATGATGCTGATATTCTAGCAGCGTTCGATGATGCAATTGCTGATGGAGTTGATATCATCTCACTCTCAGTAGGAGGGTCTTCACCTTATCAATACTTTGAAGATTCAATAGCCATTGGTGCTTTCCATTCAATGAAGAATGGGATCCTCACGTCGAATTCTGCAGGCAATTCCGGTCCTGATCCTCAAACAGTGACCAACTTGTCGCCTTGGTCACTCTCAGTTGCTGCTAGTACCATCGACAGGAGATTTGTTACCGATGTGCAATTAGGAAATGGTGAAGTGTATGAG GGGGTATCCATCAACACTTTTGACCTCGAGGACCAGTATCCACTGGTTTATGGAGGAGACGTTCCAAATACTGAGGCAGGGTATAATGGATCTGAATCAAG GTACTGTGAAGAAAATTCATTGGACAAAAGTAAGGTTAGAGGCAAAATTGTCCTCTGCGATTGGACTTACAACGGAACAATTATAGCTGGAGCTGTTGGAGCTATAATGCAAGATGATTTCAATGATGCTGCCTTTTCTTTTCCCATATGGTCTACATACTTGAGAACAAACGATGGCACCGAAGTTTACAATTACCTACATAAAACAcg TAAACCAACAGGAAGAATTCTAAAAAGTAGTGAGAAGGGATCAGAATCTGCCCCTTTCGTGGTTTCCTTttcatcaagaggacccaatgcAATTACAAGCGATATTCTAAAg CCTGATTTGAGTGCACCTGGAGTGGACATACTAGCAGCTTGGTCTGAAGGTACCACAGTAACTGGTAATATACACGGAGACAAACGAGTAGTTCCCTATAACATAATATCCGGGACATCTATGGCTTGTCCTCATGCTACTGCAGCAGCCATCTATGTTAAAGCATTCAACCCAACAATGTCTCCCACTGCCATCAAGTCTGCTCTAATGACTACCGGTAAACTCTTATGTTTCCATTCCA AAAATATTTCGCACTACTTAACAATTCTGTTATATACAGCCACACCTATGAGCTCCAATGCAAACAGTGAGGCAGAATTTGCATACGGATCTGGTCAAATAAATCCAATAAAAGCTGCACATCCTGGTCTGGTATACGACATGGTAGAAAATGATTACGTGAAATTCTTATGTGGCCAAGGATACAGTACCAAGAATTTGCGGATTATTACAGGGGATAAGACTTCTTCTTGTAGTACTTCTCAAACTGATGCAACTGTTTGGGATCTAAACTACCCTTCTTTCacaatttcttcttcaaaaaactCAAAGATCACCCGAGTTTTTCATAGGACGGTCACCAACGTTGGTACACCAGTCTCAACTTACAGGGCAACTATTGTAGCACCTGAGGGACTCAACGTTCGAGTGGAACCAAGTCTTATTACATTCAGATCAATAGGGCAGAAGGAATTGTTTGTGGTGTCGATAACGGCAGAGATAAATGACTCAATGATTTCAGGTTCTTTGTTGTGGGATGATGGTGTGCATCTAGTTAGGAGCCCTATTGTTGCTTATGCTTCTACATAA